In one Oscillospiraceae bacterium genomic region, the following are encoded:
- a CDS encoding BlaI/MecI/CopY family transcriptional regulator, with amino-acid sequence MKTKSGVIQRLPEAELDIMMIIWRLESPARISQIYVEMSKSHPVTKATLHTLLARLDSRGFIKTEYHGSTLIYKAFYTLVSEEEYRAAETVNFLDKIYHGSRKRLVASLIGDESITEKDISELSSILDKAQKRLEKNASAKSEKDNHK; translated from the coding sequence ATGAAAACAAAAAGCGGTGTCATACAGCGGCTTCCTGAAGCAGAGCTTGATATAATGATGATTATTTGGCGTCTTGAAAGTCCCGCCAGAATCTCACAGATATATGTCGAGATGAGCAAATCTCATCCGGTTACCAAAGCCACGCTTCACACTTTGCTTGCGCGACTTGATTCAAGAGGCTTTATCAAAACAGAATATCACGGCTCTACTCTTATATACAAGGCTTTCTACACGCTTGTCAGCGAGGAAGAATACCGCGCCGCCGAAACCGTGAATTTTCTCGACAAGATATATCACGGTTCCAGAAAACGCCTTGTCGCGTCGCTCATCGGAGACGAAAGCATTACCGAAAAGGACATTTCCGAGCTTTCCTCTATACTTGATAAAGCTCAGAAAAGGCTCGAAAAAAATGCTTCGGCAAAATCCGAAAAAGATAACCATAAGTAA
- the dapF gene encoding diaminopimelate epimerase encodes MLRQFFKLHGAGNDYIYFDCLGRLGSVDAEPDPLLTSVDINSLAQRLSDRHFSIGGDGIILICPSEIADARMRMFNSDGSEGEMCGNAIRCVGKLVYEKLLRETGLKKPILTIETKAGVKRLMLDIKGSLVIGAVVGMGKADFTPSAISALSSAPIIDSPIDAAGRSWRVTALSMGNPHCVVFVSDIESLDLPVIGPKFENMPLFPQKINTEFARIVSPYEIEMRVWERGSGETLACGTGASATAAAAVKLGFCAHNFPIAIKLKGGTLFITVKDDFDIIMKGPCESAFYGFVEI; translated from the coding sequence ATGCTAAGACAGTTTTTTAAACTACATGGGGCCGGAAACGATTACATATATTTTGATTGCTTAGGCAGGCTCGGCAGCGTTGATGCAGAGCCGGATCCGTTATTGACATCGGTTGACATCAATTCTCTTGCGCAACGTCTCAGTGACCGCCATTTTTCCATCGGAGGCGACGGAATAATTCTCATATGCCCGTCGGAAATTGCCGATGCTCGTATGAGGATGTTCAACTCTGACGGAAGTGAAGGCGAAATGTGCGGCAACGCGATCCGCTGCGTTGGAAAACTCGTCTATGAAAAGCTTCTGCGAGAAACAGGTTTAAAAAAGCCGATTCTCACGATAGAAACAAAAGCTGGCGTAAAACGCCTGATGCTGGATATAAAAGGTTCTTTGGTAATCGGAGCTGTTGTGGGTATGGGAAAGGCGGATTTTACTCCGTCTGCCATTTCCGCGCTTTCGTCTGCTCCTATAATCGATTCGCCCATTGATGCGGCCGGCCGCTCATGGCGTGTGACTGCGCTTTCAATGGGAAATCCGCATTGCGTTGTATTTGTCAGCGACATAGAATCATTGGATTTACCCGTAATAGGGCCAAAATTTGAAAATATGCCGTTGTTCCCTCAAAAAATCAATACTGAATTTGCCCGCATTGTTTCTCCGTATGAAATAGAAATGCGTGTTTGGGAACGCGGCAGCGGCGAGACCCTTGCCTGCGGAACCGGAGCCTCCGCAACCGCGGCGGCCGCTGTAAAACTCGGATTTTGTGCGCATAACTTCCCCATAGCAATTAAGCTCAAAGGAGGCACTCTTTTTATTACGGTTAAAGATGATTTTGACATAATAATGAAGGGGCCGTGCGAATCCGCATTTTACGGATTCGTTGAAATTTAA
- a CDS encoding YfhO family protein: MKNFAPSASAVFRPSGAKKAFVICLCTSALMILPFVIFQSGIFNICADFTHQQLIFNITANASVKSGDVLWSGITDLGGDFIGSYAFYLLGSPFFWISLLFPPSWFPFIVAPLLILKYSFTGFFACLYIRRFTKTDEGAIFGAVLYAFSGFSTINLFFNHFHDVICFFPLLLYGLEVLVTEKRKGVFAAAVFICAITNYVFFTGEVVFTVVYYLIRFVGKDYFRDIKKNLALLGFIALEAVMGFCMAMFIVLPAAIFTLGVPSVSERLTGADAVIYKDNTIYLRLFRAILFPAENPSFCSSVKAADFASVNLWLPMCGSSLAAAYVFKKRGRLSLLICVCGLIMLIPAANSLFSGLSGIYYARWFYMPVLILALCSALTAESRMSVASSSHETATNIGSIPDCGGFVCENTALYRYIAAFGFLALGFTCALALFRSDSRPNGLIIDAGGYSARLIIALAGLITLYLIIKFCAGKKQYAAALIAAAALFSACSGAFHIYDSISAGQSVNYYEKIVGTGLNCTLTDDAGNFRVKTPYLNSNMAAGYPSADCWISTVDGHIFEFCAAIGKWRNVASMTYGDEAHYVLTSTKYDFTVQKDDSRSDSEVTEYNNGAETVYVYERADFIPMGFFYPYAIKRSDFETIPDAMRTRVMLKGVVLPDELIEERGYEPLSYQLVSDTGDKTYLSDIERLKAESKNNFERRHNGFVCTIDAKSDGFLFFSMPCAKGFDIYINGNKTEPINSIGLCAVRCAKGPNTVEFRYMTPGLLPGAAVSASAVIIYAIYLIIAFKSGKKRHLKSLK, translated from the coding sequence ATGAAAAATTTCGCTCCGTCGGCATCGGCGGTTTTTCGCCCGTCCGGAGCGAAAAAAGCATTTGTAATATGCTTATGCACATCCGCGCTGATGATTCTGCCGTTTGTTATATTCCAGAGCGGAATTTTCAACATATGCGCCGATTTTACTCATCAGCAGCTCATATTCAATATTACCGCAAACGCCTCCGTTAAATCCGGTGATGTTCTGTGGAGCGGTATAACAGACCTGGGCGGCGATTTTATCGGTTCTTACGCGTTTTATCTTCTAGGAAGCCCGTTTTTCTGGATCTCGCTTTTGTTCCCGCCGTCGTGGTTTCCGTTTATCGTCGCGCCTCTTCTGATATTGAAATATTCCTTTACCGGATTTTTCGCTTGTCTTTATATACGCCGTTTCACAAAAACGGATGAAGGCGCGATTTTCGGAGCCGTGCTTTATGCCTTTTCCGGATTTTCGACCATAAACTTATTTTTCAATCATTTTCACGATGTCATATGCTTTTTCCCGCTTTTACTGTACGGGCTTGAGGTGCTTGTAACCGAAAAACGTAAAGGCGTTTTCGCGGCGGCGGTATTTATATGCGCCATTACTAATTACGTGTTCTTCACCGGCGAGGTCGTTTTTACAGTCGTTTATTATCTGATCCGCTTTGTAGGAAAGGATTATTTCCGGGATATAAAGAAAAATCTTGCTTTGCTCGGCTTTATCGCGCTTGAAGCGGTTATGGGCTTTTGCATGGCGATGTTCATCGTGCTGCCTGCGGCGATATTCACTCTTGGTGTTCCGTCCGTGTCTGAAAGGCTTACGGGAGCGGATGCCGTTATTTATAAGGACAATACCATTTATTTAAGGCTGTTTCGCGCCATCCTCTTTCCGGCGGAAAACCCGTCGTTTTGCTCATCGGTTAAAGCTGCGGATTTTGCATCTGTCAATCTATGGCTGCCTATGTGCGGATCGTCGCTCGCGGCCGCCTATGTTTTTAAAAAGCGAGGACGTCTTTCACTTCTCATTTGCGTTTGCGGCTTGATCATGCTTATTCCCGCCGCGAACAGTCTGTTTTCCGGTTTGTCCGGAATTTATTACGCGCGCTGGTTCTACATGCCCGTTCTGATCCTCGCTCTGTGCTCCGCGCTCACCGCCGAATCAAGAATGAGCGTAGCCTCATCCTCTCACGAAACGGCGACAAATATCGGTTCAATACCTGATTGCGGCGGATTTGTATGCGAAAACACAGCACTTTACCGTTATATCGCCGCATTCGGCTTTCTTGCGCTCGGCTTTACATGCGCGCTCGCTCTTTTTCGCTCTGACAGTCGTCCGAACGGATTGATTATCGACGCGGGAGGATACTCCGCAAGGCTGATCATAGCTCTTGCCGGGCTTATCACGCTTTATCTGATAATAAAATTCTGCGCCGGTAAAAAACAATATGCCGCGGCGCTTATCGCCGCAGCCGCCTTGTTTTCCGCCTGCTCCGGCGCGTTCCATATATACGATTCGATTTCAGCCGGTCAAAGCGTAAATTATTATGAAAAGATAGTAGGGACCGGACTGAATTGCACGCTTACTGACGATGCCGGTAACTTCAGGGTAAAGACACCATATCTTAATTCCAATATGGCCGCCGGCTATCCTTCCGCTGACTGCTGGATCAGCACTGTGGATGGACATATTTTTGAATTCTGCGCAGCCATCGGCAAATGGCGCAACGTCGCGTCAATGACATACGGCGACGAAGCTCATTACGTACTTACCTCGACAAAATACGATTTTACCGTTCAAAAAGACGATTCGCGCTCTGACTCTGAGGTAACCGAATATAACAACGGAGCGGAAACCGTATATGTTTACGAAAGAGCGGATTTTATTCCGATGGGCTTTTTCTATCCTTACGCAATCAAAAGAAGCGATTTTGAAACCATTCCCGACGCAATGAGAACGCGCGTTATGCTCAAGGGCGTCGTTCTCCCGGACGAGCTCATAGAAGAACGTGGGTATGAACCGCTTTCGTATCAGCTTGTGTCCGATACGGGTGACAAAACGTATCTTAGCGATATTGAAAGGCTCAAAGCGGAAAGCAAAAATAACTTCGAACGCAGGCATAACGGCTTTGTATGTACTATAGACGCGAAATCGGACGGTTTTTTATTCTTTTCTATGCCATGCGCCAAAGGCTTCGACATTTACATTAACGGTAATAAAACAGAGCCGATCAATTCTATCGGTCTTTGTGCCGTCAGATGCGCCAAAGGACCGAACACTGTCGAATTCAGATATATGACGCCGGGGCTTTTGCCCGGAGCGGCGGTTTCGGCGAGCGCAGTTATAATATATGCGATCTATCTGATCATAGCTTTTAAGTCAGGCAAGAAACGTCATTTAAAAAGTTTAAAATGA
- the alr gene encoding alanine racemase: MKLSENISDLRNFAQIDLGALIHNYKLIRSFLPDAASGICAVVKADAYGHGAAECARALEPYVDYFACADFYEAAALRENGIYSPILLLGVTPVSHARAMATLGITQTVPSLEYARELSEALSQEDILKVHLKLDTGMSRLGFLPSAENFISLVSSAVSLKNLDFEGVFTHLADADDLFSEFTGVQLSMFYSALSSLWKAGIKFKYRHFANSAACCRHLSEMYEHNFPGASYGSLLFRPGIMLYGSYPSADIKALVERADCSLKPVMSLCARVVRIHEIKSGESVGYNRTFCARRDSRIAVIAAGYADGIPRAFSNRVSLISPECRVTGNVCMDMLFLDITDMKSPPNEGDFVTLFGPGSDISADRLSYECGTISYELFCRVSARVKRIYTPAT, from the coding sequence TTGAAGCTTTCAGAAAACATTTCTGATCTGCGCAATTTCGCGCAGATCGATCTCGGCGCACTAATACATAACTATAAATTAATCCGGTCGTTTCTTCCTGATGCGGCTTCCGGGATATGCGCGGTCGTAAAAGCCGACGCGTACGGTCACGGAGCCGCCGAATGTGCTCGTGCGCTTGAGCCATATGTCGATTATTTTGCCTGCGCCGACTTCTATGAAGCCGCGGCTTTGCGCGAAAACGGAATATATTCGCCGATTCTTCTTCTCGGAGTAACCCCCGTTTCCCATGCTCGCGCCATGGCGACGCTCGGTATTACCCAGACCGTTCCTTCGCTTGAATACGCCAGAGAGCTTTCGGAGGCTCTTTCCCAGGAAGATATTTTAAAGGTTCATCTTAAGCTCGACACCGGAATGTCCCGGCTTGGTTTTTTACCTTCTGCAGAAAATTTTATCTCGCTCGTCAGCAGCGCCGTTTCATTAAAAAACCTTGATTTTGAAGGCGTTTTCACGCATCTCGCGGATGCCGACGATCTTTTCAGTGAATTCACAGGTGTTCAGCTGTCAATGTTTTATTCCGCGCTTTCTTCTCTCTGGAAGGCCGGGATCAAATTCAAATACCGCCATTTTGCGAACAGCGCCGCCTGCTGCCGTCATTTATCGGAGATGTATGAACATAATTTCCCCGGGGCTTCATACGGCTCTCTGCTTTTCAGACCCGGTATAATGCTTTACGGTTCGTATCCTTCCGCCGATATAAAAGCGCTTGTGGAACGCGCGGACTGCTCGCTCAAGCCGGTAATGAGCTTGTGCGCGAGAGTTGTGAGGATACATGAAATAAAATCCGGAGAATCTGTCGGATACAACAGGACATTCTGCGCGCGGCGTGATTCAAGGATAGCGGTGATCGCCGCGGGATATGCCGATGGGATTCCCCGCGCCTTTTCAAACCGCGTATCGCTCATTTCACCTGAATGCCGCGTAACAGGAAACGTCTGCATGGATATGCTTTTTCTTGACATCACCGATATGAAATCTCCTCCGAATGAAGGCGATTTTGTGACGCTGTTCGGCCCGGGCTCGGATATTTCCGCCGACAGGCTCAGTTATGAATGCGGTACTATTTCATACGAGCTTTTCTGCCGTGTGTCCGCCAGAGTCAAGCGAATATATACGCCAGCGACCTGA
- a CDS encoding acetyltransferase has product MKKELVIFGAGGFGREMMWQIGRCPELAVKYDILGFTDDAASLYGKIVDGFPVIGTRETLASFDRPVDVFICIANPAARREIFAYLSENPLISFPPFVADNAVVAEPALLGRGAIICVSCVLTVNVTIGEFAIIDCHSVIGHDSVIGDYSTVYPSASIAGHVTVGLSCEIGTGACIIQGITVGKRVILGAGAVAISDIPPECTAVGVPAKPVKFR; this is encoded by the coding sequence ATGAAAAAAGAGCTTGTCATCTTTGGAGCCGGCGGCTTTGGCAGAGAAATGATGTGGCAGATCGGGCGCTGTCCGGAGCTTGCCGTCAAATATGATATTCTCGGTTTCACTGACGATGCCGCAAGTTTATACGGCAAAATCGTGGACGGCTTTCCCGTTATAGGAACTCGGGAAACACTTGCCTCTTTTGACCGTCCTGTTGATGTTTTTATCTGTATTGCGAATCCTGCCGCAAGGCGTGAAATCTTCGCTTATCTCTCCGAAAATCCTCTTATCTCGTTTCCTCCTTTTGTCGCCGACAACGCCGTTGTTGCCGAGCCCGCTCTCCTGGGGAGGGGTGCGATAATTTGCGTTTCCTGCGTCCTGACGGTAAACGTAACAATAGGCGAATTCGCCATAATTGACTGCCATTCCGTCATTGGGCATGACTCTGTCATAGGCGATTATTCAACGGTCTATCCGTCCGCGAGTATCGCCGGTCATGTTACGGTCGGCTTATCCTGTGAAATCGGCACCGGAGCCTGTATAATCCAAGGAATAACCGTGGGAAAGCGTGTGATCCTCGGCGCAGGAGCTGTTGCTATTTCGGATATACCGCCCGAATGCACCGCGGTTGGTGTCCCGGCAAAGCCGGTAAAATTCAGATAA
- a CDS encoding NAD(P)H-hydrate dehydratase, producing MKKLFDSASVKAADAMAMKLGGLKETELVKRAAEALYKYVAERIIKTGSKKIAVVCGSYNNGADGYALSRLLCERKRELGFTGQAETYVIALDDPCSGAAIITAAEAKAAGCVIRAYSPSEGKRLAEADIIVDCILGTGTDTSRHIDERLKELIADINSSDALKISCDVPTGVSSDNGSVLTDINYNADENVNSAVCVKADETCSFILQKAGLAVTPGMLYAGKQAILDFDFPPEAVSLSGIRSYLVDDEAFNLLPTRNIYANKGTYGTLLSLCGSPDMPGASYMAAYAALRTGVGLVCAAADKYTLSILKQRVSEPVFIILPNMCVNQREAKLCSDALIKIKTKLTAVLCGCGIGMKGGIIDLITNLCDETEKNIPMILDADALNLLSADEYKDIKKAFFTKHGDRTIITPHPGEAARLLGIDTEKVNADRIGSARRLSEMTGGVAVLKGYRTVTAAPGGDVYINPTGNDGMAKGGSGDVLAGIIAGLAAQGTGLVRSAVTGVYIHGMCGDRAAEKLGKRFMLPTDMISCLSEILMLADKNLKE from the coding sequence GTGAAAAAGCTGTTTGACTCCGCCTCGGTAAAAGCAGCGGACGCAATGGCAATGAAGCTTGGCGGACTTAAAGAAACAGAGCTTGTAAAACGCGCGGCGGAAGCATTATATAAATATGTCGCCGAAAGAATTATTAAAACCGGTTCAAAAAAAATAGCTGTCGTCTGCGGTTCATACAACAACGGAGCGGACGGATATGCGCTTTCAAGATTGCTATGCGAAAGAAAACGCGAGCTGGGATTTACGGGACAGGCGGAAACATATGTAATTGCGCTTGATGATCCGTGCTCTGGCGCCGCGATCATCACGGCCGCCGAAGCGAAGGCTGCCGGATGCGTAATACGAGCATATTCACCTTCGGAAGGCAAACGTCTTGCGGAAGCGGATATCATTGTCGATTGCATACTCGGCACCGGAACAGATACCTCGCGTCATATCGACGAGCGGCTTAAAGAACTTATTGCAGATATTAATTCCTCAGATGCTTTAAAAATATCGTGCGATGTGCCGACCGGCGTTTCTTCTGACAATGGAAGCGTACTTACCGACATTAATTATAACGCCGATGAAAACGTAAACAGCGCGGTTTGCGTAAAAGCAGACGAAACCTGCTCGTTTATTCTGCAAAAAGCAGGTCTTGCGGTAACGCCGGGAATGCTTTATGCAGGAAAACAAGCTATCCTTGATTTTGATTTTCCACCCGAAGCGGTTTCGCTTTCAGGCATCAGATCATATCTTGTCGACGACGAAGCGTTCAATCTGCTTCCGACACGCAATATTTACGCAAACAAAGGCACATACGGAACTCTTCTGTCGCTTTGCGGATCGCCGGATATGCCCGGAGCCTCTTATATGGCCGCCTACGCAGCTCTCAGAACAGGCGTCGGGCTTGTATGCGCCGCCGCAGACAAGTACACTTTAAGCATTTTAAAACAACGTGTTTCCGAGCCAGTTTTTATAATACTTCCGAATATGTGCGTAAATCAGCGTGAAGCAAAGCTCTGTTCGGACGCTTTAATAAAAATCAAAACAAAGCTTACAGCCGTATTATGCGGCTGCGGGATTGGCATGAAGGGCGGAATCATAGATTTAATAACAAACTTATGTGATGAAACAGAAAAAAATATTCCCATGATTCTCGACGCCGACGCATTAAACCTTCTATCGGCGGATGAATACAAGGACATTAAAAAGGCTTTTTTCACAAAGCACGGAGACAGAACAATAATTACTCCGCATCCAGGGGAGGCAGCAAGACTTTTAGGCATCGATACAGAGAAAGTAAACGCCGACAGAATCGGTTCCGCAAGGCGGCTGTCTGAAATGACCGGCGGCGTCGCCGTGCTGAAGGGATACCGTACCGTGACGGCCGCACCGGGAGGAGATGTTTATATTAATCCGACGGGAAATGATGGTATGGCAAAGGGCGGCAGCGGCGATGTTTTGGCCGGAATAATCGCAGGGCTTGCCGCACAGGGAACAGGGCTCGTCCGTTCGGCGGTTACGGGGGTATATATTCACGGTATGTGCGGAGACAGGGCAGCCGAAAAGCTCGGCAAGCGATTTATGTTGCCTACTGATATGATATCATGCCTTTCCGAAATATTAATGCTTGCCGATAAAAATTTAAAGGAATAA
- a CDS encoding polysaccharide deacetylase family protein, giving the protein MKKTKKLYLIAMLAALIMVFHTSCGTGYNYSSASVLTYHLILDEPYTEYHYLFVKPADFEAQLKYISESGAETVFASELTSGKFSRSSVKPVCITFDDGYEDNYTNAFPLLKKYNIKATIFVVPKTIGTERHLTDAQLYEMSSSGLVSIQSHGLTHSSLVGLSREKLEYELSESKELIESITCMPVTALCYPYGAYDDSVKAAAARYYTAAFTTEPPSDESGYKLDVFAFPRSYVVRDMDIDDFKRILGNK; this is encoded by the coding sequence ATGAAAAAAACAAAAAAGCTTTATTTAATAGCAATGCTTGCCGCTTTAATAATGGTTTTTCATACCTCATGCGGCACAGGGTATAATTATTCTTCCGCCTCTGTTCTTACATATCACCTGATACTCGACGAGCCGTATACCGAATATCACTATCTTTTTGTGAAGCCTGCGGATTTTGAAGCTCAGCTTAAGTATATTTCAGAATCCGGCGCCGAAACAGTTTTCGCGTCCGAGCTTACAAGCGGAAAATTTTCTCGTTCTTCGGTAAAACCTGTCTGCATAACCTTTGACGACGGATATGAGGACAACTACACAAACGCCTTTCCGCTTTTAAAAAAATACAATATCAAGGCGACAATTTTTGTTGTTCCTAAAACGATCGGAACCGAGCGTCACCTCACTGACGCGCAGCTTTATGAAATGTCCTCCAGTGGGCTCGTCAGTATTCAAAGCCACGGTTTGACGCACAGCTCGCTTGTGGGGCTGTCTCGGGAAAAGCTTGAATATGAGCTTTCCGAATCAAAAGAACTAATCGAATCGATCACCTGCATGCCAGTCACCGCGTTATGCTATCCATACGGAGCATATGACGACTCAGTCAAAGCTGCCGCCGCACGTTATTACACCGCCGCGTTCACGACCGAGCCTCCCTCTGACGAAAGCGGTTATAAGCTTGATGTTTTCGCTTTCCCGCGCTCATATGTAGTCAGGGATATGGATATTGACGATTTTAAAAGAATACTGGGAAATAAATAA
- a CDS encoding metallophosphoesterase yields the protein MNKHFNKHIFIAICLIALILLPCFSSCEAAKEATNRTEIVVISDLHLYVDDSYSRTDYDKQNIVSFLSMIKQSKSVSELVINGDLIDEWVIPMDYVITSLSDFNDKIVENNREIIDTINSIINDGDIKVTYIPGNHDMTFSKEEAERIFPGINQARDAEGLGTYTAMDGEVAIEHGHRYNFICAPDPISNRNITGNDSSILPSGFFLSRIAVSSAIEKVSGPANSVPVIPQNTADETYTGYYYYNMGLAAILSQLPLSESITDYAIKTNINGYTNAYSINDLIPYQGDDGKISVNLYNGIVESWAERQTLNNVAVPIDTATAIMKAGSNDFTDSLAQKEYFDCNASVRIVVFSHTHAAKLVASENFAGKKVIYANSGSWRDNAPDYQLNTYIIITPSSDTSGAVKVCLYKYSGNGASELLQQEEIKN from the coding sequence ATGAACAAGCATTTTAACAAACATATATTTATCGCAATATGCTTGATTGCGCTGATACTTCTTCCCTGCTTTTCAAGCTGCGAAGCTGCGAAAGAAGCAACCAACAGAACCGAGATCGTTGTAATTAGCGATTTGCATCTTTATGTGGATGATTCATATTCGAGAACAGATTATGACAAGCAAAACATAGTAAGCTTCCTGTCGATGATTAAGCAATCCAAGTCAGTTTCCGAACTTGTAATTAACGGAGATCTGATAGATGAGTGGGTTATCCCGATGGATTATGTTATAACCTCTTTATCGGACTTTAATGATAAAATCGTTGAAAACAACCGGGAAATAATTGACACGATAAACTCTATCATCAATGACGGCGACATTAAAGTAACTTATATACCCGGAAATCATGATATGACATTCAGCAAAGAAGAGGCCGAACGTATATTCCCGGGAATCAATCAAGCGCGGGACGCCGAAGGCCTCGGTACATACACAGCAATGGACGGTGAAGTAGCAATAGAGCACGGACACAGATACAATTTCATCTGCGCCCCGGATCCTATTTCAAACCGGAATATCACCGGAAACGACTCCTCGATACTTCCAAGCGGTTTCTTCCTCTCCAGAATCGCGGTATCGTCAGCTATTGAAAAAGTATCAGGACCGGCAAACAGTGTTCCCGTTATCCCGCAGAACACCGCGGACGAAACATATACCGGTTATTATTATTACAATATGGGATTGGCGGCTATACTATCTCAGCTGCCATTATCTGAAAGTATAACCGATTATGCGATAAAAACAAATATTAACGGTTATACTAATGCTTATTCGATCAATGATCTTATTCCTTATCAGGGCGATGACGGAAAAATCAGCGTCAATCTATACAATGGCATAGTAGAAAGCTGGGCCGAAAGACAGACGCTTAATAATGTAGCCGTCCCGATTGATACAGCTACCGCAATTATGAAAGCAGGTTCAAACGATTTCACCGACTCTTTAGCTCAAAAAGAGTATTTTGATTGCAATGCTTCTGTACGAATTGTTGTATTCAGCCATACTCATGCCGCAAAGCTTGTCGCTTCAGAAAATTTTGCCGGAAAAAAAGTAATATACGCCAACAGCGGTTCATGGAGAGATAACGCACCGGATTATCAACTGAACACATACATAATTATAACTCCTTCAAGCGACACTTCCGGCGCAGTCAAGGTCTGTCTGTATAAATATTCGGGAAACGGAGCATCCGAACTTCTGCAGCAGGAGGAAATAAAAAACTGA
- a CDS encoding M56 family metallopeptidase, translating into MIKIFLEILSVSCSVTLLIVLFAAANILFGNRYTQSCKYIALTLLSLRLAVPVKVFPILPTIFKINIPVMSSSEAGAFIGTAADNVTVFSSDVEKTLYIISVVWAAGALLHFLLLVIPYLHFFFYIKKNRLPIEDERREKLSLLCRKAGIVREPAFYSCPGVFVPMLCGFISQFIILPDDAEEAVIFHELTHYKRKDTLVKLICAVSFSLHWFNPFVSLMIKRLERLAELSCDEAVTIDLSPLQKVEYGRSILEAMRQISTHTDKLVTALSSAQRALRERIELIVSQKSRKKQGTWIIVVAIMFTMSAGMIFSYKLSEVNEPAQLSEALPDTYSYDIADVDYVCLPGYFIPAFSIYSSEAEAHSVSHGITDKNGRQDTD; encoded by the coding sequence ATGATTAAAATATTTTTGGAAATACTATCTGTTTCCTGCTCCGTGACTCTTTTAATCGTGCTTTTCGCCGCAGCGAACATCTTGTTCGGAAATCGTTATACCCAGAGCTGCAAATACATAGCCCTCACCTTGCTCTCGCTGAGACTTGCCGTTCCTGTCAAGGTCTTTCCGATTTTGCCGACTATTTTTAAAATCAATATTCCGGTAATGTCGTCTTCAGAGGCAGGAGCTTTCATCGGTACAGCCGCCGACAATGTCACGGTATTCTCGTCGGATGTCGAAAAAACGCTTTATATCATCTCTGTTGTCTGGGCCGCGGGCGCACTGCTTCACTTTCTCCTTTTAGTGATTCCTTATCTTCATTTTTTCTTTTATATAAAGAAAAACCGTTTGCCGATAGAAGACGAGCGGAGGGAAAAGCTCAGTCTTTTGTGCCGTAAAGCCGGGATCGTGCGTGAGCCTGCTTTTTACAGTTGCCCAGGCGTTTTCGTACCGATGCTGTGCGGTTTTATATCGCAATTTATAATCCTTCCCGATGATGCCGAAGAAGCCGTGATTTTTCATGAGCTTACGCATTACAAAAGAAAAGACACGCTGGTAAAGCTTATCTGCGCCGTTTCTTTTTCTCTGCATTGGTTCAATCCCTTCGTCTCGCTGATGATTAAGCGGCTGGAGCGGCTCGCTGAGCTTTCATGTGACGAAGCGGTGACAATTGATTTATCTCCTCTGCAAAAGGTCGAATACGGACGCAGTATACTTGAAGCGATGAGACAGATCTCTACGCATACCGACAAGCTTGTTACCGCGCTTTCCAGCGCGCAACGCGCCTTAAGGGAACGCATTGAGCTGATTGTTTCTCAAAAATCACGTAAAAAACAGGGCACATGGATCATTGTAGTCGCAATTATGTTTACCATGTCCGCGGGAATGATATTTTCATATAAGTTATCGGAGGTTAATGAGCCCGCACAGCTGTCTGAGGCTTTGCCTGACACATACTCCTATGATATTGCCGATGTTGATTACGTATGTCTGCCCGGATATTTTATTCCCGCATTCTCCATATACAGCTCAGAAGCAGAAGCACACTCTGTTTCGCACGGAATCACAGATAAAAACGGCCGTCAGGATACTGATTAA